Proteins from a genomic interval of Rosa chinensis cultivar Old Blush chromosome 2, RchiOBHm-V2, whole genome shotgun sequence:
- the LOC112191009 gene encoding transcription factor HEC2, translating into MDIDMLKSSSAGHDLHHPHHHMDMMTMMMQQSPEFYHNTPPTFSEIDFTWGSSITPNNIGTIVPQPMFHNPTSPSQSQPTLLNPNPSSSSVSFLSGANPIHSNPIKQAAAAAGALSIPGTNSYEKRSSMAAMREMIFRIAAMQPIQIDPEAVKPPKRRNVKISKDPQSVAARHRRERISERIRILQRLVPGGTKMDTASMLDEAIHYVKFLKKQVQTLERAGADRPVGVGFIGPQLGNVNYSAGSMQMLR; encoded by the coding sequence ATGGATATTGACATGCTTAAATCATCATCAGCTGGTCATGATCTCCATCATCCTCATCACCACATGGACATGATGACAATGATGATGCAGCAGAGTCCTGAGTTCTACCATAACACTCCTCCCACATTTTCTGAGATAGATTTCACTTGGGGATCATCAATTACCCCCAACAACATTGGAACCATAGTACCACAACCCATGTTCCATAACCCAACTTCACCCTCACAATCACAGCCCACATTGCTAAATCCAAACCCTTCATCCTCTTCGGTCTCATTCCTTAGCGGTGCTAATCCAATCCATTCCAATCCAATCAAACAGGCAGCGGCTGCTGCTGGTGCACTGTCAATTCCCGGTACTAATTCATATGAAAAGCGAAGCTCAATGGCTGCAATGAGGGAGATGATCTTTAGGATTGCGGCAATGCAGCCGATTCAGATAGACCCCGAAGCAGTGAAGCCGCCGAAGAGGAGGAATGTGAAGATTTCGAAAGATCCACAGAGCGTGGCAGCGAGGCATAGGAGGGAGAGGATCAGCGAGAGGATTAGGATCCTGCAGAGGCTTGTTCCGGGTGGGACTAAAATGGATACGGCTTCGATGCTAGACGAGGCTATACATTATGTGAAGTTCTTGAAGAAGCAGGTGCAGACTTTAGAAAGAGCTGGAGCTGATAGACCAGTTGGTGTTGGTTTCATAGGGCCTCAGTTGGGGAATGTGAATTACTCAGCTGGGTCTATGCAAATGCTtagatga